GCGCGACGGCCGGGTGCGCGGTCTGGAACGGCACCGGGAACGGTTCCTGCGGGCCTGCGGCGAGTGCAGCGGTCCGCCGCTGCGCCGGCTGGTGGAGTTCTGGCGGGACATGACCGCCGCCCTGCCGCGGTCCGGCGCGTGGTTCCCCCGGGTGGAACTCGCCGCCGGTTCGCTGGAGTTGCGGCTGCTGCTGCGGCACGCCCCGCAGCTCGAGCCGGACGTCCGGGTCTGGGCCGCGGGCCAGCCCGATCCGCGGACCATGCCGCGCCGCAAGGGGCCCGACCTCGACGCGCTGGCCCGGGTGCGCCGCCGGGCGGCCGGTGCGGGCGCGACGGAGGCGGTGCTGGTCGCGCCCTCCGGCGCGGTGCTGGAGGCGGCCACCGCGAGCGTCCTGTGGTGGGAGGACGACACGCTGTGTCTGCCGCCGCCCAGGCTGCCGGTCCTGGCCGGGGTGACCGGTCGGCTGATCCAGGAACGGGCCCACCGCCTCGGCGTCCGGGTCGCGCACCGCGAGCGGACGCCCGCCGAGCTGGACGGCCGGGAGGTGTGGCTGGTGAACGCGCTGCACGGCATCCGCCCGGTCACGGCCTGGGCGGGCGGTCCGCTCACCCCCGGGCCGGCGGTGCGGGCGGCGGAATGGCAGCGGTGGCTGGAATCGCAGAGCGAGCCGCTGCCCCGGGTGTGAGGAAGAGGCCGAAGAGGCCGAAAAAGAATCGGACAGTCGGCGGAACAGAAATACGGGCACCGGAAGACAGGACCGGCGCCCGCATTTTTGCGTTGTGCTGAATTCCTTCGCCATTGCCCCAGCCATTCGTCGGCCGGCGGATTTCTTGCTATTTCTTCGCCGGCTGGTAGGCGCCCGGGACCATGCGCGTCGCGACGGCGATGCGGTTGTAGGCGTTGATGACGGTGGCCGCCCAGATCAGCGCGGCGAGCTGCGCTTCGTCGAAGACCTCCGCGGCCTCCGCGTACACCGCGTCCGGCACGTGACCGTCGTGCACCAGGGTCACGGCCTCGGCCAACGCCAGTGCGGCGCGCTCGCGTTCAGAGAAGAAGGGGGTCTCCCGCCAGGCGTTCAGCGCGTAGATGCGCTGCTCGGTCTCACCCTCGGCGCGGGCGTCCTTGGTGTGCATGTCGAGGCAGAACGCGCAGCCGTTGAGCTGCGAGGCGCGGATCCTGACCAGCTCCAGGATCTCGGGTTCGACCTTGGCGTCCCGGGCGGCGGAAACCGCGGCGCCATGCAGGGCGCCCATCGCGGAGGACACGTCCGGGGTTGTCTTCTTGAGCGCCACGCGCGACACGGAATTACTGTTCGTCATGGTGGGACTGTATCCGGGAAATTCCAGGAAATCTATCCGGGAAAAACAATTCCCGAGCCGTTGTCGCCGAGAGGAAGAGCGGCGCACAGGGAGTCCAGCGCGCCGGACCAGGCGTGGTCCGGCGGGGTGCCGTAGCCCACGACCAGAGCGTCGAGCGGAGCGGCGACCGCCCCGGCGTGCCGATGGCGCGGGGTGAGGCCGTCGACCGCCAGACCACGCCGGGCCGCCGCCCGTAATACGGCCGCCTCCGTGCCCGGCGGCAGACGCAGGACGGCGTGCAGGCCCGCCGCGATGCCGGTGACCCGGATCGCCGGGGCCCGCTCGGCCAGGGCGGCGACCAGCGCGTCGCGGCGCCGGCGGTAGCGCGTGCGCATGGCCCGCACATGACGGTCGTAGGCGCCCGAGGCGATGAACTCCGCGAGCGTCAGCTGGTCGAGGACCCCGCAGGTGTCCATCCCGCCCTTGGCCTCCGTCACCTCCTCCGCCACTCCCGGCGGCAGCACCATCCAGCCCAGCCGCAGGCCGGGCGCCAGCGACTTGCTCGCCGTGCCCAGGTACACCACGTGATCGGGGTCGAGCCCCTGGAGGGCTCCCACGGACTGGCGGTCGTAGCGGAACTCGCCGTCGTAGTCGTCCTCCAGGACCAGACCGCCGGTGCGCCGCGCCCAGTCCACGACGGCCGCCCGGCGGTCGTGGTGCAGCGGCACGCCCATCGGGAACTGGTGGGCGGGGGTGAGCAGGACCGCGCCGGCGTCCGTCGACCCGACCGCCGGGTCCGTGCCCCGGTCGTCGAACGGCAGGGCGGTGGTGGTCAGCCCCGCCGCCGCCAGCAGCCGCCAGTGCTCGTCCAGGCCGTAGGACTCGACGGCCACCGAGCGCGCCCCGCGGGCCCGCAGGACCTTCGCGAGCAGGCTGAGGCCGTGCGCGAACCCGGCGCACACCACGATGCGTTCGGGGTCGGCGCGCACCCCGCGGGCGCGGGAGAGGTAGCCGGCGAGGGCGGTGCGCAGCTCCCCCCGGCCGCGCGGGTCGCCGTAGCCGAAGGCGTCGGAGGGGGCCGCGGCGAGGGCGCGGCGGGCCGCGCTGAGCCAGGGGGCGCGCGGGAAGGAGGCGAGGTCGGGGCTGCCGGGCCGCAGGTCGTGGACGGGCCGGCGGTCTGCGGGGCGGTGGGGGGCCGAGTTCGCCGGAGGCACGACGTGCCGTTCGGACACCCGCGTGCCCGAGCCCTGGCGGGCGGTGAGCCAGCCCTCGGCGACCAGGTCGGTGTAGGCGTCGGCGACCGTGTTGCGGGCGACGCCCAGGTCGGCGGCCAGGGAGCGGGAGGAGGGCAGCCGGGTGCCGGGCGGCAGCCGGCCGCTGCGGACGGCCTCGCGCAGGCCGTCGGTCAGGCCCCGCCGCACGTGCGGTCCGGTCGGCTCCACGTGCAGGTCGACCCCGAAAGTGGCCCATGGTTTCGCCATGGAAATGGACCATACCCCTGGGCTGCCTGCGGCCTAGGGTCGAAGCCATGACGACCGACGCACCCGCCCCGACCACCACGACGACGAGCACGATGACCAGCCCCACGGTCTCCCCCGCCACCGGCCCCACCGGCCCGGCGGCCGGCCCCGCGACCGACGCACCCGCCCCGGCCACCGGCGAGCGGACGGGCTACGCGCCCGAGCACACCCCCCGGCTGGACTGGTCCGCGCACGCCCCCGAGGTGTACAAGGCGATGCTCCGGCTGGACGCCGCCGCCCGGAAGGGCCTCGACCCCACGCTGCTGGAACTGGTGAAGATCCGGGCCTCTCAGCTCAACCGCTGCGCCCTCTGCGTCGACATGCACAGCAAGGACGCGCTCGCGGCGGGCGAGAGCGTCGAGCGGATCGTCCAG
The window above is part of the Streptomyces sp. NBC_00425 genome. Proteins encoded here:
- a CDS encoding carboxymuconolactone decarboxylase family protein: MTNSNSVSRVALKKTTPDVSSAMGALHGAAVSAARDAKVEPEILELVRIRASQLNGCAFCLDMHTKDARAEGETEQRIYALNAWRETPFFSERERAALALAEAVTLVHDGHVPDAVYAEAAEVFDEAQLAALIWAATVINAYNRIAVATRMVPGAYQPAKK
- a CDS encoding aminotransferase class IV → MTQAAMVEGLSGWTSAGGLAPAAEAGGRLLVADSWLVRDGRVRGLERHRERFLRACGECSGPPLRRLVEFWRDMTAALPRSGAWFPRVELAAGSLELRLLLRHAPQLEPDVRVWAAGQPDPRTMPRRKGPDLDALARVRRRAAGAGATEAVLVAPSGAVLEAATASVLWWEDDTLCLPPPRLPVLAGVTGRLIQERAHRLGVRVAHRERTPAELDGREVWLVNALHGIRPVTAWAGGPLTPGPAVRAAEWQRWLESQSEPLPRV
- the pdxR gene encoding MocR-like pyridoxine biosynthesis transcription factor PdxR — translated: MAKPWATFGVDLHVEPTGPHVRRGLTDGLREAVRSGRLPPGTRLPSSRSLAADLGVARNTVADAYTDLVAEGWLTARQGSGTRVSERHVVPPANSAPHRPADRRPVHDLRPGSPDLASFPRAPWLSAARRALAAAPSDAFGYGDPRGRGELRTALAGYLSRARGVRADPERIVVCAGFAHGLSLLAKVLRARGARSVAVESYGLDEHWRLLAAAGLTTTALPFDDRGTDPAVGSTDAGAVLLTPAHQFPMGVPLHHDRRAAVVDWARRTGGLVLEDDYDGEFRYDRQSVGALQGLDPDHVVYLGTASKSLAPGLRLGWMVLPPGVAEEVTEAKGGMDTCGVLDQLTLAEFIASGAYDRHVRAMRTRYRRRRDALVAALAERAPAIRVTGIAAGLHAVLRLPPGTEAAVLRAAARRGLAVDGLTPRHRHAGAVAAPLDALVVGYGTPPDHAWSGALDSLCAALPLGDNGSGIVFPG
- a CDS encoding carboxymuconolactone decarboxylase family protein, encoding MTTDAPAPTTTTTSTMTSPTVSPATGPTGPAAGPATDAPAPATGERTGYAPEHTPRLDWSAHAPEVYKAMLRLDAAARKGLDPTLLELVKIRASQLNRCALCVDMHSKDALAAGESVERIVQLSAWEESGHFYTEQELAALALTEAVTVLTEGFVPDAVYARAAEHFDEPALAQLIAAITVINAWNRFGVTCRLVPGHYRPGQHA